Proteins encoded by one window of Planktothrix tepida PCC 9214:
- a CDS encoding glutathione S-transferase family protein, translating into MKLYYIPTTRAVRPRWILEELGISYELVYVTMAMTQEPGYEKLHPHRKVPVLVDGDIIMFESAAICAYLADKFPEKQLAPSPTSAARSYYYQWLFYASLTLEAPVEQFMFNVLPNLPEKLLPQKEKTKVPAEEALIWFNKVAQPLNELLKTQTYLVDNRFSAADVVTGGVLVWALRLGMLSENSPVKDYVQQLMERPALKKADEDFYARKLT; encoded by the coding sequence ATGAAGTTATATTATATTCCAACAACCAGAGCCGTGCGTCCCCGTTGGATATTAGAAGAACTCGGAATATCCTATGAATTAGTTTATGTGACGATGGCAATGACTCAGGAGCCAGGGTATGAAAAATTGCATCCCCATCGAAAAGTTCCTGTATTAGTGGATGGCGATATCATCATGTTTGAATCCGCCGCCATTTGTGCCTATTTAGCCGATAAATTTCCTGAAAAACAATTAGCACCCAGCCCAACTTCTGCGGCTCGAAGTTATTACTATCAATGGCTATTTTATGCTTCTTTAACTTTAGAAGCACCTGTTGAACAATTTATGTTTAATGTTTTACCGAATTTACCTGAAAAACTTCTACCTCAAAAAGAAAAAACAAAAGTTCCGGCTGAAGAAGCCTTAATTTGGTTTAATAAAGTCGCCCAACCTCTCAACGAATTATTAAAAACTCAAACCTATCTTGTAGATAATCGTTTCAGTGCTGCGGATGTAGTGACAGGGGGTGTATTAGTATGGGCGTTACGATTAGGAATGCTTTCTGAAAATTCTCCGGTCAAGGATTATGTACAGCAGCTAATGGAACGTCCTGCATTGAAAAAAGCGGATGAAGATTTTTATGCAAGAAAATTAACTTAG
- a CDS encoding alpha/beta hydrolase, translated as MNRQTLIKRFVIGEFSLKRMIRSLIIIYVAVGAWAYFYSERLIFVPQPSSYVQTPEFLTLKTVKGVKITALYLPNSKAKYTILYSHGNAEDLGDNRFLLERFRQMGFAVFAYDYPGYGTSEGKPSEQGTYQAIDAAYNYLTQQLKIPPNQIIVYGRSVGGGPSVDLASRQPVGGLVLESTFMSTFRVKIDFPLYPFDRFANLRKIPFVKAPVLVIHGTIDQVIPFSHGQRLFDAVKTPKLSFWLEGANHNNVIEVAGDRYEQKLQEFIQIIKN; from the coding sequence ATGAACCGCCAGACGTTGATCAAACGCTTTGTTATTGGTGAGTTTTCCCTAAAACGAATGATCCGTTCTCTGATAATTATCTATGTCGCTGTTGGGGCTTGGGCTTATTTCTACTCAGAACGTTTGATTTTTGTCCCTCAACCTTCGAGTTATGTACAAACTCCCGAATTCTTAACCCTAAAAACAGTCAAGGGTGTGAAGATCACCGCGTTATATTTACCGAACTCAAAAGCAAAATACACGATTCTCTACAGTCATGGAAATGCTGAAGATTTAGGGGATAATCGTTTTTTGTTGGAACGATTTCGTCAAATGGGATTTGCTGTTTTTGCTTATGATTATCCCGGCTATGGAACCAGCGAAGGAAAACCTTCAGAACAAGGTACTTATCAAGCGATTGATGCTGCTTACAATTATCTTACACAACAGTTAAAGATTCCCCCTAATCAGATTATTGTTTATGGTCGTTCTGTCGGTGGGGGGCCATCAGTAGATTTAGCGTCCCGTCAACCGGTGGGGGGATTAGTTCTGGAAAGTACATTTATGAGTACCTTTCGAGTCAAAATAGATTTTCCTTTATATCCTTTTGATCGGTTTGCTAATCTTAGAAAAATTCCTTTCGTTAAAGCTCCCGTTTTAGTGATTCATGGAACGATAGATCAAGTGATTCCCTTTAGTCATGGACAACGGTTATTTGACGCGGTAAAAACCCCTAAATTATCCTTTTGGCTGGAAGGAGCTAATCATAATAATGTGATTGAAGTTGCAGGCGATCGCTATGAACAAAAATTACAAGAGTTTATCCAAATTATTAAAAATTAA
- the gcvH gene encoding glycine cleavage system protein GcvH — translation MTMANYPDDLRYTDDHEYVRLEGEIATIGITSFAVNQLGDIVFVELPRVGTEVSQGEELGTIESVKAVAEFYTPIGGTVIESNTTLEDSPELISDDPYGEGWLVKIRVNNSIELENTLSADEYQNYLRE, via the coding sequence ATGACTATGGCAAACTATCCTGACGACCTCAGATATACAGATGATCATGAATATGTCAGACTAGAGGGCGAAATTGCCACTATTGGCATTACGAGCTTTGCTGTGAATCAACTCGGAGATATCGTCTTTGTGGAATTACCTCGTGTAGGAACTGAGGTTTCTCAAGGTGAAGAATTGGGAACCATTGAATCTGTGAAAGCAGTGGCAGAATTTTATACACCCATCGGGGGTACAGTGATTGAATCCAATACAACCCTCGAAGATTCCCCTGAATTGATATCAGATGATCCCTATGGAGAGGGATGGTTAGTTAAAATTCGAGTTAATAATTCCATAGAGTTAGAGAATACCTTGTCTGCTGACGAATATCAAAACTACCTCAGAGAATAA
- a CDS encoding class I SAM-dependent methyltransferase, whose product MTLTQSLKTLGCLGDVTLEANHVRLKGWITSIQGEPIDQFKLRIGNQEITEFKLEKNLPSPDVQKLFPTLPNSDQARFFIYIPLDKIAPEQFNTLVQLIPIVKGEEGEVLFNLLESTLPVPEKEDRLGVGGSFKFVACDFLGHFVNKAQLKPHESILDAGCGVGRMAYSLSYYLDDTARYEGFDIVEKWINWSQSVIHEHRPNFNFQWANIYNKRYNTEGTIKVEDYSFPYGNEQFDFVFLTSVFTHLYANAVQNYLKEVHRVLKPGGRCLCTLFLLNEESEALIKTGKSSQNLIHEIEGSFCTDLDIPEASMGHRESSVMQWIEALGFTVSAKYDGLWCGRNFGTNYQDMLILKKA is encoded by the coding sequence ATGACTCTAACACAATCCCTTAAAACCCTAGGCTGTTTAGGAGATGTTACCCTAGAAGCCAATCATGTCCGCTTGAAAGGATGGATCACCTCTATTCAAGGAGAACCCATAGACCAGTTTAAATTAAGGATTGGGAATCAAGAAATTACTGAATTTAAGCTTGAAAAAAATCTCCCTAGTCCTGATGTTCAAAAGCTTTTTCCGACTTTACCGAATTCTGATCAAGCTCGATTTTTTATTTATATCCCTTTAGACAAAATTGCACCAGAGCAATTTAATACTTTAGTGCAGTTAATTCCTATTGTAAAGGGAGAAGAGGGAGAAGTTTTATTTAATTTATTAGAATCAACCCTTCCGGTTCCTGAAAAAGAAGATCGCTTAGGAGTAGGTGGTAGTTTTAAATTTGTCGCGTGTGATTTTCTGGGTCATTTTGTGAATAAAGCGCAATTAAAACCCCATGAATCGATTTTAGATGCGGGATGTGGAGTCGGGCGCATGGCCTATTCCCTCAGCTATTATTTAGATGATACCGCCCGTTATGAAGGGTTTGATATTGTGGAAAAATGGATTAACTGGAGTCAATCTGTTATTCATGAACATCGACCGAATTTTAACTTTCAATGGGCAAATATTTATAATAAACGCTATAATACAGAAGGAACAATTAAAGTAGAAGACTATTCTTTTCCCTATGGAAATGAACAATTTGATTTTGTTTTCCTAACCTCTGTCTTTACCCATTTATATGCGAATGCGGTTCAGAATTATCTGAAAGAAGTACATCGCGTTCTGAAACCCGGAGGACGGTGCTTATGTACGTTATTTTTATTAAATGAAGAATCAGAAGCTTTAATAAAAACTGGGAAAAGTTCTCAGAACTTAATCCATGAGATAGAAGGTTCTTTTTGTACCGATTTAGACATTCCTGAAGCTTCAATGGGTCATCGGGAATCTTCTGTTATGCAGTGGATTGAAGCATTAGGATTTACCGTTTCAGCGAAATATGATGGCTTATGGTGTGGAAGAAATTTTGGGACGAATTACCAAGATATGTTAATTCTAAAAAAAGCCTAA
- a CDS encoding GUN4 domain-containing protein gives MSFQCPVCNSPYQKPIPEACLVCGWDLQFNLSIPEDLEQEQKRLDWAKKTWERLQTLKLSQQKPHFSSKKRLTLTDILPRLESLELQLQQATLERQHLQSLLDSILHYLKAFNSELSLNQTFPSVTDFDSNITSTFPLSEVGIDYSSLIELLAKGDWKTADEYTWQLILYIGEREAEKWLRVEDIEQFPCTDLNTLNWLWEYYSHGLFSLTSQWQIFYDLDGDYTKFCEQVGWRMGDSWIYYEELNFTLNAPLGHLPIIAWRKRACYGVGNTTPDKNLSSFFSRLSMCSKPLRAEFPKT, from the coding sequence ATGAGCTTTCAATGTCCCGTCTGTAACTCTCCCTATCAAAAACCGATTCCTGAAGCTTGTTTAGTCTGTGGATGGGATTTACAATTTAATCTATCAATACCGGAAGATTTAGAACAGGAACAAAAGCGTTTAGACTGGGCAAAAAAAACATGGGAACGCTTACAAACTCTTAAACTTTCTCAACAAAAACCTCATTTCTCATCAAAAAAAAGATTAACTCTTACTGATATTTTACCTCGCTTAGAAAGTTTAGAACTTCAACTGCAACAAGCAACCCTAGAACGACAACATTTACAAAGTTTGTTAGATTCGATTTTACACTATTTAAAAGCGTTCAATTCTGAATTATCTCTCAATCAAACCTTCCCATCTGTTACAGATTTTGATTCTAATATCACTTCTACATTTCCCTTATCAGAAGTTGGAATAGATTATAGTTCCCTAATTGAATTATTAGCAAAGGGAGATTGGAAAACAGCAGATGAATATACTTGGCAATTAATTTTATATATTGGAGAACGGGAAGCCGAAAAATGGTTAAGAGTTGAAGATATTGAACAATTTCCCTGTACGGATTTAAACACTTTAAACTGGCTTTGGGAATATTATAGTCATGGATTATTTAGTTTAACCAGTCAATGGCAAATTTTCTATGATTTAGATGGAGATTATACAAAATTTTGTGAGCAAGTCGGTTGGCGAATGGGAGACAGTTGGATTTATTATGAGGAATTAAATTTTACCTTGAATGCACCTCTAGGACATTTACCGATTATTGCTTGGCGAAAACGAGCGTGTTACGGTGTTGGAAATACAACCCCCGATAAAAATTTATCCTCATTTTTTTCCCGCTTATCTATGTGTAGTAAGCCCTTAAGGGCTGAATTCCCCAAAACCTAA
- a CDS encoding ATP-binding protein, protein MMNKSDLTTVLIIDNHSLDLQAVLNLFSLEEVNLLFLNPVEADLNSVIFSLPDLIFIAVDKLDEKQLRLCEQLNISDATQHIPIIWITDNPDKDCFKKALSLGIIDYLSTYIEKDELFLKLKSYCKMAKERKAILKTYELLEEELVCQTQENLELKEINNKLEVKVEFYCQELAEAQDKLKQEITESQKAKTALYESLSQIKVIQNQLVNSEKMSALGQMLAEIAHEINNPVNFIYGNLAYVQEYIDDILKIFELYQQYYPQPNPTIQEEAEAVELDFILEDLPKMLESMQVGAERIREIVLSLRSFARQDGSKMKAINLHEGIDNTLMILQNRLKSKPDHPAIRVIKEYSPALPLVECYGGEMNQVFMNILANAIDAIEENSQHKNLEELKVNPNKIWIKTDIINDHNISITIRDNAGGMAEDIIHHLFEPFFTTKPVGKGTGIGLSISQHIVVEKHNGSLRCISTPGEGTEFIIEIPMTQELPTPKNIAGNTEEKSSRFRFEHQPLS, encoded by the coding sequence ATGATGAACAAGTCTGACTTAACCACTGTTTTAATTATTGATAATCACTCCCTAGACCTTCAGGCTGTATTGAATTTGTTCAGCCTAGAAGAGGTTAATTTATTGTTTTTAAATCCGGTGGAAGCAGATCTAAATTCAGTGATATTTTCTCTCCCCGATTTGATTTTTATCGCCGTTGACAAGCTAGATGAAAAACAATTGCGGTTGTGTGAACAGTTAAATATATCTGATGCAACTCAACATATTCCCATTATTTGGATTACAGACAATCCCGACAAAGACTGTTTTAAAAAAGCATTAAGTTTAGGAATTATTGATTATCTCTCCACCTATATAGAAAAAGATGAGTTATTTCTGAAACTCAAAAGCTATTGTAAAATGGCTAAAGAGCGAAAAGCCATCCTAAAAACCTATGAATTATTAGAAGAAGAATTAGTCTGCCAAACCCAGGAGAATCTGGAGTTAAAAGAAATTAATAATAAATTAGAGGTAAAAGTTGAATTTTATTGTCAAGAATTGGCTGAAGCTCAGGACAAATTAAAACAAGAAATTACAGAATCCCAAAAAGCTAAAACGGCTTTATATGAATCTTTAAGTCAAATTAAAGTTATTCAAAATCAGTTGGTAAATAGCGAAAAAATGTCAGCATTAGGGCAAATGTTAGCAGAAATTGCCCATGAAATTAATAATCCGGTTAATTTTATTTATGGAAATTTAGCCTATGTTCAAGAATATATTGATGATATTTTAAAGATTTTTGAACTGTATCAACAGTATTATCCGCAACCTAATCCTACCATTCAAGAAGAAGCGGAAGCTGTGGAATTAGATTTTATTTTGGAAGATTTGCCCAAAATGTTAGAATCGATGCAAGTGGGAGCAGAACGTATTCGAGAAATTGTTTTAAGTTTACGCAGTTTTGCCCGTCAGGATGGATCAAAAATGAAAGCGATTAATCTTCATGAAGGAATTGATAACACCTTAATGATTTTACAAAATCGCTTAAAATCTAAACCGGATCATCCTGCCATTCGCGTGATTAAAGAATATAGTCCTGCTTTGCCTTTAGTCGAATGTTACGGGGGAGAAATGAATCAAGTTTTTATGAATATTCTAGCCAATGCCATTGATGCCATTGAAGAAAATAGTCAACACAAAAATTTAGAAGAACTTAAAGTTAATCCGAATAAAATTTGGATTAAAACCGATATTATTAATGATCATAATATTTCGATTACCATTCGGGATAATGCCGGGGGAATGGCAGAGGATATTATTCATCATTTATTTGAACCTTTCTTTACCACAAAACCCGTTGGAAAAGGCACAGGAATTGGTTTATCGATTAGTCAACATATTGTAGTAGAAAAACATAACGGAAGTTTACGCTGTATTTCCACCCCAGGAGAAGGAACAGAATTTATTATTGAAATTCCTATGACTCAGGAACTACCAACTCCCAAGAATATAGCCGGGAATACAGAGGAAAAAAGTTCACGATTTCGGTTTGAGCATCAGCCTTTGTCTTAA
- a CDS encoding beta strand repeat-containing protein, with protein MNNHLKNYKFLPKIRLILLTFSLIYAGNVQKAIAQIIPDQTLPQNTRVTPDGNLMKIEGGTQNGINLFHSFQEFSIPEGGAAFFNNSVDIQNIISRVTGHNISNIQGLIQANGTANLFLINPNGILFSPNAQLNIGGSFTASTANSIIFDNGSEFSATNPVAPPLLTVNVPIGLQMGNQPGSITNQSQGLGIGIDGKAANTGLQVQPGQTIRLIGGDVILNQGNLTAFGGKIELAALKNGTWSLQPANYVFTSPDFQLGSIRLFRQSQIDSSGAGGGLIVMQGGDISLTDGSRILSNTYDALNGGGIKIQAEQFSLDNRAFISSSTIGTGNAGNINITAKNSINLVGTDPLSFLEQLLTEKFNPQSLYDGIFSVTAGEGTGGNVTLDTAQLQVMNGAAILTPTLGKGSGGNISLFASRFADITQGSILITGTIGSGSAGNINIVTPQLRVLQDGYIITSPGRSGAGQGGDITLNADTVELRGVTSGVAVPAGLFTATLGTGAAGDILVNTRQLTVAEGAQVSASAAGAGKGGNLTVNAESVNLRGVSEDGRFLSGLLTSSSLLTVQGQKGTAPAGDLTVNTQRLVVQDGAQISAATGGEGSAGNLTLNASESIDVVGFGTNIDKSVESVSFGIIGDGIVPSSIESNTSGAGSAGDLRINTGRLTVRNGAEIGVRGTNEGPAGNLEIQANQVRLDNEGTISAATVAGTGGNIRATAQSVELRRGSQITTNAGNADGGNITLGTSDLVALENSDITANAEAGKGGQVRINAQGVFGTQFREFQTPQSDITATSELGAEFSGAVEISSPEVDPSAGLVELPTNLVDPTTLIATRCSGKEGNQFVITGRGGLPPSPNDALTSEPTFINWINLVETRHGASLPGTIGASLRGAVKTTPNPPIQEAQGWIVRADGAIELVTNPPQGTPQPTGVLPPQCSTL; from the coding sequence ATGAATAATCATCTTAAAAATTATAAATTTTTGCCCAAAATACGATTAATTTTATTGACATTTTCTTTGATTTATGCTGGGAATGTTCAAAAAGCGATCGCCCAAATCATACCCGATCAAACCTTACCTCAAAATACCAGAGTTACCCCCGATGGTAATCTGATGAAAATTGAAGGGGGAACCCAAAACGGAATCAATTTATTTCATAGTTTCCAAGAGTTTTCAATTCCTGAAGGTGGTGCCGCTTTTTTCAATAATTCCGTTGATATTCAAAATATTATTAGTCGCGTCACAGGACATAATATTTCCAATATCCAAGGCTTAATTCAAGCCAATGGAACCGCCAATTTATTCTTAATTAATCCCAATGGAATTTTATTCAGCCCTAACGCTCAACTCAATATTGGGGGTTCTTTTACAGCCAGTACCGCCAATAGTATTATTTTTGATAATGGCAGCGAATTTAGCGCCACAAATCCCGTAGCACCGCCTTTATTAACCGTTAATGTTCCCATTGGGTTACAGATGGGAAATCAACCGGGTTCTATCACTAATCAATCCCAAGGGTTAGGCATTGGTATTGATGGAAAAGCTGCCAATACAGGATTACAAGTTCAACCCGGTCAGACTATTCGTTTAATCGGTGGAGATGTCATTTTAAATCAAGGAAATCTCACGGCTTTTGGCGGTAAAATTGAATTAGCTGCCTTAAAAAATGGCACTTGGTCTTTACAACCTGCAAATTATGTCTTTACGTCCCCTGATTTTCAATTAGGTTCAATTCGACTCTTCCGCCAAAGTCAAATTGATAGCAGTGGAGCCGGAGGAGGGTTAATTGTTATGCAAGGGGGAGACATTTCTTTAACCGATGGTTCCCGGATTCTTTCTAACACCTATGATGCTCTTAATGGAGGGGGTATTAAAATTCAAGCGGAACAATTTAGTTTAGATAATCGGGCGTTTATCTCTTCATCAACCATCGGCACAGGCAATGCAGGCAATATTAATATTACGGCTAAAAATTCCATTAATTTAGTGGGAACTGACCCCCTATCGTTTCTGGAACAATTATTAACCGAAAAGTTTAATCCCCAAAGTCTCTATGATGGGATTTTTAGCGTCACGGCAGGTGAAGGAACTGGAGGAAACGTTACCCTGGATACGGCCCAATTGCAAGTCATGAATGGGGCGGCTATTCTAACCCCAACCTTGGGCAAAGGTTCCGGGGGAAATATTTCCCTCTTCGCCTCTAGGTTCGCGGATATTACCCAAGGTTCCATTCTAATTACCGGAACCATTGGTTCAGGAAGTGCCGGAAATATTAATATCGTTACGCCTCAATTGCGGGTTCTGCAAGATGGATATATTATCACCAGTCCAGGACGTTCAGGAGCAGGTCAAGGAGGCGATATTACCCTGAATGCGGATACCGTAGAACTCCGGGGGGTGACATCCGGTGTCGCCGTCCCGGCGGGGTTATTTACCGCCACCTTGGGAACCGGAGCCGCTGGGGATATCCTCGTTAATACCCGTCAACTCACCGTTGCAGAGGGGGCGCAAGTGTCTGCATCGGCGGCGGGGGCTGGCAAAGGCGGCAATTTAACGGTAAATGCCGAGTCTGTCAACCTGCGGGGGGTGTCGGAGGATGGACGGTTTTTGAGCGGGTTATTAACTTCTTCTTCCCTATTAACTGTCCAGGGACAAAAAGGAACCGCCCCGGCGGGAGATTTAACCGTTAATACCCAACGATTAGTGGTACAGGATGGTGCCCAAATTTCGGCAGCAACCGGAGGAGAAGGGTCGGCGGGAAATTTAACCTTAAATGCCTCGGAATCCATTGATGTTGTTGGATTTGGCACTAATATTGATAAATCCGTTGAATCCGTTTCCTTTGGAATCATTGGCGATGGCATTGTGCCGAGTTCCATTGAGTCTAATACCAGTGGGGCTGGAAGTGCGGGGGATTTGCGGATTAATACCGGACGGTTAACGGTGCGAAATGGAGCGGAAATTGGGGTGCGAGGAACCAATGAAGGGCCGGCGGGTAACTTAGAAATTCAAGCGAATCAAGTTCGATTGGATAATGAAGGAACCATCAGTGCTGCAACGGTTGCGGGTACGGGGGGAAATATTCGCGCCACAGCGCAAAGCGTTGAATTGCGGCGGGGGAGTCAAATTACCACCAATGCTGGAAACGCTGACGGGGGAAATATTACCCTGGGTACTTCCGATTTAGTCGCTTTAGAAAATAGTGATATTACGGCGAATGCGGAAGCAGGAAAAGGCGGACAGGTGAGAATTAATGCTCAAGGGGTTTTCGGGACACAATTTCGAGAATTCCAAACCCCCCAAAGTGATATTACCGCCACCAGTGAGTTAGGGGCCGAGTTTAGCGGGGCGGTGGAAATTAGTAGTCCAGAAGTTGACCCCAGCGCGGGGTTAGTGGAGTTACCGACCAATTTAGTTGACCCCACCACCTTAATTGCAACGCGATGTTCAGGAAAGGAAGGGAATCAATTTGTGATTACCGGACGGGGAGGTTTACCACCAAGTCCCAATGATGCGTTAACCTCTGAACCGACTTTCATAAATTGGATTAATCTCGTAGAGACGCGCCATGGCGCGTCTCTACCGGGGACTATTGGCGCGTCTCTACGGGGGGCTGTAAAAACAACCCCTAACCCACCCATTCAAGAAGCCCAAGGATGGATTGTCAGGGCGGATGGAGCGATAGAATTAGTCACGAATCCCCCCCAAGGGACACCACAGCCTACAGGTGTGTTACCGCCTCAGTGTTCGACATTGTAG
- a CDS encoding ATP-binding protein — MKRLAFTIPLRVAIPSLLLFLGSGLGLYGFMTEVKETYEYQETEIYQQADFYSEKTVQLLEFILRRSTSSSSSLDGAKIVVGETGEQPNLELSAFLNENNIIIFSTHYDLQKQAIKDTDLAYLYPKIQEVQQTQMQQKIWSADRQSLKVITPVTLPPKPNELRSRFGTFLSIYDLNQLKKEAFQDALNRSLKMNAVVLGICFLVWLFFELSLTKRVSRLVLVSQNLAQGNLSDRSRLPGSDELAKISHAFDKMAEKIEQDTYDLQQSKLELQEKATALETALTQLKQTQTQLLQSEKMSSLGQLVAGIAHEINNPVSFIFGNITYAEEYTDSLLDLIALYQQYYPQPYPEIQAKLEDLELDFLETDLKKIFQSMRVGSQRIADIVQSLRSFSRLDESDLKTVDLHENIDNTLMILKHRLKAQSSRPEIKVVKNYGNIPLINCYAGQLNQVFMNILINAIDALGSVQDNEFCKVRTSTSPQILIQTETLIDSEHKTWVQIEISDNGLGMSETVRNRIFEPFFTTKPVGQGTGMGLAISYQIVVEKHQGQLLCTSQLGEGSTFVITLPLSTMSNTEAVTHL, encoded by the coding sequence ATGAAACGTTTGGCTTTTACTATCCCTCTGCGAGTCGCTATTCCTAGTTTATTACTCTTTTTGGGTAGTGGACTGGGTTTATATGGGTTCATGACAGAGGTAAAAGAAACCTATGAATATCAGGAAACTGAAATTTATCAGCAGGCGGATTTTTATAGTGAAAAAACCGTGCAATTATTAGAATTTATCTTACGCCGATCTACCAGTTCCAGTAGCAGTTTAGATGGGGCAAAAATAGTTGTTGGGGAAACAGGGGAACAACCGAATTTAGAATTATCGGCATTTCTGAATGAAAATAATATTATTATCTTTTCCACTCACTACGATTTACAAAAACAAGCTATAAAAGATACTGATTTAGCTTATCTTTACCCGAAAATTCAAGAGGTTCAACAAACCCAAATGCAACAAAAGATTTGGTCGGCTGATCGACAATCTTTAAAAGTGATTACTCCCGTTACGCTACCTCCAAAGCCGAATGAATTGCGGTCGAGATTTGGAACTTTTTTATCTATTTATGACTTAAATCAACTCAAAAAAGAAGCTTTTCAAGATGCTTTAAATCGCTCTCTAAAAATGAATGCTGTAGTCTTAGGAATTTGTTTTTTAGTTTGGTTATTTTTTGAATTGAGTTTAACGAAACGAGTCTCGCGGTTAGTCTTAGTGAGTCAGAATTTAGCTCAGGGAAATTTAAGTGATCGCAGTCGTTTACCCGGATCTGATGAATTAGCAAAAATTTCTCATGCTTTTGATAAAATGGCTGAAAAAATCGAACAGGATACCTATGATTTACAACAATCTAAACTCGAATTACAAGAAAAAGCCACCGCATTAGAAACGGCTTTAACGCAATTAAAACAAACTCAAACTCAATTATTACAAAGTGAAAAAATGTCTAGTTTAGGACAACTCGTTGCGGGAATTGCCCATGAAATTAATAACCCGGTTAGTTTTATTTTTGGAAATATTACTTATGCTGAAGAATATACCGATAGTTTACTCGATTTAATTGCTCTCTATCAACAATATTATCCCCAACCTTACCCCGAAATTCAAGCCAAATTAGAGGATTTAGAGCTAGACTTTCTGGAAACTGACCTTAAAAAAATCTTCCAGTCAATGCGAGTTGGAAGTCAAAGAATTGCTGATATTGTTCAATCCTTACGTTCATTTTCTCGGTTAGATGAATCCGATCTTAAAACCGTTGATTTGCATGAAAATATTGATAATACCTTGATGATTTTAAAACATCGTCTCAAGGCACAATCTTCTCGCCCAGAAATTAAAGTCGTTAAAAATTATGGCAATATTCCCTTAATTAACTGTTATGCGGGTCAACTTAATCAAGTATTTATGAATATTTTAATTAATGCCATTGATGCGTTAGGCTCGGTTCAAGACAATGAGTTTTGTAAAGTCCGAACCTCAACGTCTCCTCAAATTTTAATTCAGACTGAAACCCTGATTGACTCCGAACACAAAACCTGGGTACAAATTGAAATTTCGGATAACGGTTTGGGAATGTCTGAAACCGTGCGAAACCGAATTTTTGAACCCTTTTTTACGACGAAACCCGTTGGTCAAGGAACCGGAATGGGATTAGCCATTAGTTATCAAATTGTGGTGGAAAAGCATCAAGGTCAACTGTTGTGTACCTCTCAACTTGGAGAGGGGAGTACCTTTGTGATCACCTTACCGTTATCTACAATGTCGAACACTGAGGCGGTAACACACCTGTAG